The following DNA comes from Taeniopygia guttata chromosome 20, bTaeGut7.mat, whole genome shotgun sequence.
GCGAGGACAGAAGAGGGTCCCAGAGCTTCGGGTTTATTTTCTGCCTGGCACGTCAACTCCTCTTagtgtctgcagagctcttgcGGCAGCAgagttcctttctctctcccccctttCACAAATCAATGGAAATAACCATCctctgctaccatttgttgccGTGTGAGATCGGCTCCGGGCGGGCGCCTGTGGGCACGGcaaggaggggagaggaggcggcggccgctTTTCCCCTTTGGCTatgcgaggctcagttctagcgcGGGAATAGATgaaatggcgacacggggctcaggtgcaaacacgtgtttattgtggaaGCGTGTTCATGAGACTCCAGGGCACCGAGCGGGGCTCGGTTATACCCCGTGCTGGGGCCGGGGGGGAACCTGAGCTGCGGCCAATGGGAcaggaggcaggggacaggagcagggaaacCCCAGGGACCGCAATGGGAAAGGCGGGGGCAGGGGGGCGGCAGGGACAGGTCACATGttgagggggagtgataagggaacgcagggtcgggacaagggaccacggggggagggggagtgataagggaacgcagggtcgggacaagggaccgcggggggaggggggaggggggatgggggggggaagaagagaaaattaaaaatcctaCACCCTACATCAAATTCCCCATAAAATTTGGTCTCAGCATGACAGAGGTTGAAGAATGGAAGATAGGGCAGGTTATACTAGGTAAAATGCCCAGAGACGGTATGGTCTAGCTTGAAGAAAGCACAAACAAGGCCTTGGAAATAAACTCTTTATTGCCACCACAAGGATGTGGTCTGTTTTTACTGTCTGAGGGCTCTTCAGCTCTCCAGTCACACACCTCACTTGCGTCAGATGAGCTTTGGGcactctgtgctgtgctctggcctgggctggagggatgGGCTGTTGGGAAGTCTATGGGTCCATGGCAGGAAGAGTGTCCTCAGTGGCACAGCTCTCCATTCCGCCTTGGGATGTGGGTGGTTTGCGACAGGCCCCTGAAATTTTTTGTCAGGGGCTGGTGCAGGCCCAGATTGACTGATCTGCTCTAGTACTGAGTCAGCAATCCGATTTGACATGGTCTTTATATTCAAAGTGTTGGCTAAGGCTGTTGACTCTaggttcatttttcttttcaagttctCCTTCAGCATTGCACAATCCTCAGGTTCCATGGTTttggcacccccagccccttctGCAGGGGCAAGTAACATCGCTTTCAGGCTCTGCTGTTCAGATGCTCTGGGAAATCCTTGTCCTGCTTCCATGCCCTGCTTTTGAAGTGTCTGGGACAACTGCACTTGTCTGTTGGAGACATTACCCTCAGGAAGCTCCAGGATTTCAGTGTACTCACAGCCAGTGTCTTGTTCAAACTGAGAAGTTATAGAGGATTCCAAGGTGTAGTGAACACTTTCAACAACTTCTGTGGTGAGTGTGTCAAGGGAAGTCTGTGAAAGTGCTCTGTCTGCAGTGTCCTTGGATTTGTCTGCTTGGGTGGCTCTTCCAGAAAGAGGCAGTTCCTCCCACTTGACTGCTACCCCTGTTGTTGgctttatgaaagacaacggcaacctggttacaagaagacagcacggcagcccggcctcgcccgggctactcgggctagCAAaacacgctgacaccaatgtggtggacggtcgaaagcgtttattaccttatctcatgggtttaaatagtcttgggggactttgctacgtcgggggggttggtagggtctctaggttagtcgggagtggaaaactactgggttaggtgtggttacatgctctggggttaatagataacgtgaagcagggagaagggggaagggtccCTCTTTACATCACATCCTGAGATCTTCtgttcgcctgtccctatctaccacatctcccctccccttatcataaataaaatgaggtagtcgtagatataggcactggagtgaggtacaaacttgtaacttggtaaggaaaggttggtttggtaaacctgagtaattttcgcaaggcgagtctcgaaggcttttgcgactgactgtgttcgcagtttttggtttacagcatttgttggtggcctatgaacaaaatgtttgccctttctagacgggcctgaacaaacaaGACTAGTTTGTTCAGTAGGCACagtcctatggtaatagctaaaagcagtattgccagtggacctaccagggcggaaattaaagtggcaagccaaggtgattgattgaaccaggattcaaaccagctctgttgggtttccctgtctctctttctctgagccagtctatttcggagttctgccatggagtctttaataactcccgtatgatctgcataaaagcagcattcctctttcaaggctgcacacagtcctccttgttgcatgaacaagaggtccagtcctcgcctattttgtaaaactacttctgagagcgaagagactgatttctctagataggagatggatttctcaatcctctgcaggtcttcgtcgatggtcatttgcagctgagagagtccgtgctgttgggttgcgatggctgagacacccgtggctgtgccagctgctcccaggccgagcagcattgcgatggttatacctgtgattatttctcttttgtggagtctgtcaggttcctcgagaaggtggtatatctcttcgtctgagtggtacaggaccctaggaacaatcagaacttggacacagaaatcgatagagtcattaaatttggcaaggaacacacaaggactcagTCCGGAtcgctggcaaacccacatcccagatgtggatgggaccacccacttattggtttttctgttgggcttgacaactttagtgcagaagttgcctttctgctttgctaaggttgcattgccaaaacatctgccctgtcctgtgatttgattcagggtgattcctctgcggggagtgtcccatctgcactggtggggggcactggctgtggagtaactgaagggggtatctaaagcaatgccttcgtagaaagggggtttaacatcatagcaaagctaacaggagttagtcaggttccgtttggtttcgtttagggttagaaaggtagcttctaaacaggttgtctatgtggaacacgaaggatggggtgttcgctgtggtgacctctttgaacaccttgtcacttgaaagatgttgcatgacccacctaaatggctggtgagggtattggcctgggtcggcttgtcccccggccacaagccctaACAGCAAAATCGcataaagacactgtgcatgtctgggtctcaccgccgtgggactctcgggttttgtctggcggtttggtggtttgttatctccctctggagcaggggtgtatgcgtCACAGGGACGGTCTACtagcgtgtcctgcaaacaaaattcacagcttttcattagttttgttctgaaggtcaggtttgattgacctgagtggacaccacctgattttgtcctcttttttatatgaagcgttatagctacaaattgggtgcttttccaagctcgggacggCCCTCCCACTCTGTTCACTGGAGGGACTTTtttgcattgccagtgtcggggccacagcGCTTGGGGAAACATCgggcagtctgctcctgtgtctgctcaaagctgaagccctattacgtgggggtcttgactgccatagaggcggcatgtcccccacacccccgggggctccttccctattttcatggccagggccacccaggggccccgttctggggcgtcccctgctgaccctgcggcacaggcgctgtCTGGAgtggtagtgggtacgaaggtaccgCAGGCTGTGTTGCGGgactctgcaattgtgtcgctggcaggggtatgaggtataagggctccccgccccactgggggttggcatggatgggccgctTTGTATTTCCggcaggaggaggctgggtgcggcccgcacgccccctccctgtcctgtttccctggggccgggacccgcATTCTTTAATGAGATGCCTttttctcccgcagccccaacagtatatttctccccagctggtaaactgggttggttcgtattgtagttgtttttcggtgcggcttagagctttactcggttttgtcttaaatcgcgttGGCTTTGTTTCCTCCGTCTCAGAGTTCCAGCTAGCTCCCGTCAGCTCTTAGGAGCCGGTGGAGCTGCTGCCGGACTCCGAGTCAGAAGTTGAATGCCGGTGcatttccggggctcggtgcctttttgtccggctccgagctcgctcctccccgcgggggtggcaccgctcccgccccccaggcttgccctgcctccttcagggggaggtctctcccttaaatgATAGCTGCGTCAGGcgcggctgccgattggctccgtgCCCTCTgccgccctcctcctccttctcccgcGCACGTGCATTCCTGAAACCGCGCGCCTCCcgggttttcgcgccgagaccaCCCGCGCCCCACCCCTCCCCTTGGCGGCCAGagccattttcaaaggggtaAGGTGGCGGCGTGGTTCGGATTTCCTcccgagccgcggtttctgcgaCTCTGGCTTCCcttgccagctcctgccagaagcgctccgcgcgcTGCTGCACCTCCGGCAACGGGTCGtggaccggcggcggcgggacggacggGGAAGCCGCGGTTTTCCGGAGGGTTTCCGTGGCAGGGATTGGGCTctggcccggggaggggggtgACGCTCCGGGCCCCCCCGGATCCCTGTTCCCGGGCGGATCGTCTTTAGGGGCGGTCTGCGCTcctgcccccaccccgagcccgggtctaactaataaacacgtacgcgccgcgctccatgtctcctgctcttctattgctctgcgcggggctttttctactttgccccacgccttaaggctcttgccactgcctgaggttttcgtgtcctcggccagcgtggctgtgcatttttcccatattcccggatgcatagCATCCACTGGGCTTTCAgtcgccccaagctcaagcagccttgctatggcaagataaaagtctttgagcttacactcgataccccattgcttataaatcacacttacgagcctggcgatgctgtccatgacgctcgcgggtcctgggacgtctccctgcgccaagatacggtctgaccaCTCCGGCCGCTGCCCTTGTCCAGGTGAACTCCCGCTACCCGAGCGAATTTCTCTTCTTCTCGGGTTTCGACgccagatatgttgcctttatgaaagacaacggcaacctggttacaagaagacagcacggcagcccggccttgcccgggctactcgggctagcgacacacgctgacaccaatgtggtggacggtcgaaagcgtttattatcttatctcatgggtttaaatagtcttgggggactttgctacgtcgggggggttggtagggtctctaggttagtcgggagtggaaaactactgggttaggtcTCTCTTTacgtcacatcccgagatcttccgttcgcctgtccctatctaccacacccTGTCTCAGCAGCTTTGGATGTGCTGGATGCCAGACGGTCCCCCAAGATCTCCAACACTGTTGCCACAAGCTCTTTTGCCACCACTTCCATTTTCTGACAGTGATCTAGAGAAGTATCCGAACATTCTACTCTCATGCAGCCTAAAAGTCTTTCTCTGATTCCCCAAGAAGCCCTCTGTAAAAAGCTGACATGCTGATTCCCAGGAATCCTCAACATCTCCAACAGTCTGTACACCACAGTCTCAACCAGCTCTTCAAGCTTCTTGGCTTCTGCTGCAGTTAGTTGCTCAAACACAGCATCCAACAGGCCATTGGCAGTGCCAGCTGGTTTCCTCTGGGAgtcagcagcagtgctggcatccttctggcccagctcagctgtggagTAAGTTTGGCCCTTGTTAAAAGCTGCTGTCCCTTTTCTGCATCCCCCTGATTTTTGGCCCTTTGGTAGTCTAGAAGGCTTTTGAGGCTGCAGCCCCCGTTTTCCCCGGCAGGAAATGTTCGCAATTCCTGGCAGGTTGGAGCCATGCTTTAATTTGGCCCAGGATGGCAGAAGCCCTTCCTGAAAGGTGACACCAGGTTGTGGGTCATGTTGCTTGGCCCCTGTGTACTGAGGCTTCCCGCAGGCTCAGGCTGGCACTCTGCTTCGGCCAGGCCACGAGGGCAGGAGAGAAGGGCTTCCCTCCGCACGGGATGTGCCTGCACATGGCCCTGCTGCCCGTGCCCAGCTCAGTTCCCTGCGCTGGCTCAGCTTTCAGCCATGGAGTCCTTTCCTCACCAcagcacccagcccagcagcacagccttgcACAGTCCCATGGCCCTGAACACAGCACTTTGCCTACCTCTCTCCGCCTTAAGATCTGCTCTGACTGCAGCTTGGTCCTGGTCAGGTACTGCCTGTACTTGTTGAACTCCTGCACAGTGCAAATCACTTGTGGAGGGACGAGAGCAGAATCCCCCAAAAACTGTCAAACCATGCAGTCGGCCTTCCCCAAAACAGCCTGACcccagcaggagaggagctgcccccaagCCCTCCACTCATACCCTGGTGTTGGGGACACTGATGTCCCCCCAGACCAGGCTGAAGAGGCAGCATGGGGCAGGCTGAGAAGGGCAGGCCTGGGGCTTGCCAGGCCAATGTTGGTGCTGCTTCTGCTCCCAGGGACACCAGCGCACGCCTCTgtcctctggcagcagcaggcgGCTGCAGCAAGGGCTGTGGGAGCCCTGCTTGAAGAGGGCTGTTCTTGATCAGCCTTAAGTCCAAACCTACCTTGTTGCCACTGGTGACAAAGCCCTGTTTCTTCAGCAACCGCAGCACATCCTTGCTTCTGTGGTACTCCCGAAGGATGGGGTCATGCAGGCAGTTGTATGCCGGGCTGAGGTGGTGGCAGTAGGGATCATCCAGAGAGAAATAAGGAAGTGGACAGTGGAGCTGTAAGAGTGAGTTTCCAGAGTATGAAGGGGGCAGGAGAGTGCAGCAAAGAGGTACTACATAGTACCTGTGAAAAGTTAAAGATCTTCTCCATCCTTCTGTAGGCACAGAGACCTGCATAGACAGACTACAGGCCTGGGCTGGGCCAGGGTGGACTGTGATGGGTTAGGGGAGAAAAGACAAACCCCACAGCAACCCCACCAACAAATAGGTATTTTAGGCCACCCGGAAGAACGGCAGACCCATCCACAAATTAACCTTCAAAGATTCAAATGCAGCCAGTGGAGAGAGGATGAGACCATTCTCCTTGGGTTAGGCAGGCCCAAGGGCTGTGTTGGCTACTTTCACCTCCACAAAATCTCTACCTTGGGAAGGTGCAAGGCAGGGAAGCCCAAGCCTTTCCAGAGGTGCCAAGAAGGCAAGCAGAAGGTTGGAATCTCCTTCATAGGTGCCCCAGGGCCTGGCTTGACATTGTGGCATGAGCTGGAGGGATGAGTTGCCCTGGCACCCAGACACACACCGCTGCCTGCTGAAGGGAGGGGCCCAGCCACACACATGCACAGTGCCAGAAAACCAGTGCGAAGCTGGACAAGTGCTTTCTCCTCTGTATTCCAGGAAGCCTGGAGCTTTCCCTGCCTAGTCCTGTCCAGTTgaagggctgcagctcctgctgtagAACAGGCAGCTACAAGAAATCTTTGCATGGTGGGGACTCAATGAAAGAAGAGAGATTTTCTACCCCTTTCTATTTCCATTACCTTTTCACCCACCTTTCCCCTGCAGAAGACAGGCTTGGATCCAGGTGCCACAGGGATCTTGACTGCAAGTGGGAGTTTTAGCAGTTCCGGGTCCATTTTCCTCGTATTTCTTTCTCCCAGATGTGGTCTTCTGGTACTGAGATGGGAAGACACAGACACTCAGGTGTTGCCCAATAAGCCTCCTGCATGGCAGTCCCAAAGCCGTAGAGCATCACCCCATGTCTCAGgctccccagcagagccctctATATTGGCCCAGTGGTCCCCTCCCCCCTAATTCCCAGTACACTCAGCAGTGCCTCTGCCTTTCCTCAGGACACCAACAGTGAGACGGTGCTCCATAGCTCTTGCCAAGACCTCTCATGGTGTTGTGATACCACTCTGACTCTTGCTCCAGAGACACAGCAGCTGGTCTCCTGGCTAAATATAGCCATGGGGCATTGTTCCATCATGCTGATGTCACATCACTGCATTGTCACATCACTGTGCTGATACTGTGTCGCAAGAAAAATGCCCACCACACCTAGGGGGAGAGGTTGGCCTGCCTGAAGGCCCCTTTGGACAGCCCTGTGGGCCACCCCCGCTCTGGCTGACTCAACTGTGAGAGCTGCTGTCCACAGGCCTTTCCCCCCCTCCTCTGTCCTGTCATTCTGTGAGGCAAAGCTCCCTCACCAACAGGAAGGAATGGGAGGAATTGTCACACCAAAAATGCCCAGTTTGGGGgctgcttttcctcccttccctttttaGACCTTCTTCCCTCTCATGGCCACAGCTGGGGAAATTGCAGCAAACTGGATATTTGGCCCATCCCTGGCAACATCTAAATCCTGGTTCACATCCTGAGAAACAACAGAGAATTACAGGCTGAGGGAAagccctctcctcctcttttgTCAGGCTCCCATTCAGCCTAGACACCTTTCTGCCACCTTCCCAATGTCCCCTGCCCTGGTGTCTGCAGTCCCCATCTGCTCTCAATTCCAACCCCGTCTTGGCTGTGCTGCATGATCACCCCCTGCTTTCACAATTCTCGGAGATTCTTATTTAATGCTACCAGGTATGGTTGTATTTGTCTGTCCTCTAATCTCGGATGTCCTACAGGCATAGCATGGGTATAAGGCATCccatataacatttcaaaaggtgaaaGTCTCGTTTCGGAATGAGGCATAGTTCTTATATTTAATAAGGCCAACAGGAGGCATTTTAtcaatgacatttttgtttctaacatcAATTTGGCTAATTGGGCTTTTAATGTTTGATTCATTCTCTCAACTTGCCCTGAGCTTTGGGGGTGCCACGGGATGTGGTATTCCCATCAAATGCCTAAAGCATCTGCAAATagtttaataatttttgttgtGAAATGTGTTCCTTGGTCCAAACCAATGCAGCTTACTAACCCATATTGAGGTATAATTTCTTCCAATAAGATTCTTGATACTGTTTGGGCTGTAGCCTGGGAGCTTGGGAAAGCTTCCACCCAGTGGGTTAGTTTGTCCACTATGACTAATAAGAATTTGTATCTCCCGACCTTGGGTAgatcagtgaaatctacctggATCCTTTCAAAAGGCCGATAAGCTATTGGGCAACTCCCCATTGTTAACTTTCGGGAATTTgccctatttatttttttgcaaattatGCACCCCTGCACCTCCTGTTTAGCCAATTCATACATAGCTCTGCAGCCAAAGAATCTCAAGaattgctctgccagagctcggGCTCCCCAGTGTGTTTGTTGATGTAATCTTTTCAAAATCTTCCTAGTGTATTCCTTTGACAACAATTCCCTCCCATCTGGTAATTTCCACTTACCTTCTTCCAAAAGTCCTGATCTCTTGATAACCCTCTATCTCTTTCTCAGAGGGGTGGAGGGGGAATTCCTGGGCTTCTCCTTTTTCAGCCTCTGGGGTACTTACCTTTAACAAAGCAGCACTTTTTGCCTCTTTGTCAGCTAAGTTGTTTCCCTGAGTCCTGAACTGCATTCCAGTTTGGTGTCCTTTTACATGAAGCAGGGCAATAGATTCTGGCCCTCTGATGGCTTTTAGGAtctgtttaattatttcttcatgaatcaGTCTCTTTCCCCATGTATTTAGCAgacctctttcttcccagatttttccaaaGGTATGCACTaccccaaatgcatatttggaatcagtgaaaattgtcccctttttcccttcaagacccagcaaagccctgtatACTGCATACAGCTCACAGGCCTGAGCCGACCATCCTGCACTCAGGGGCCCAGATTCTACCACCCCTCCCGTCTTCTTATCTATGACTGCATATCCTGACTTTCTTTTGCCTTCCACCACCCTTGCAGAACTGTCCACAAACCATTTCTCTACTTCCTCGAGTTCTTCCTCTTCCAAATCTGGTTGCattttggtctgtaattctACCATCTCAGCACAGTCATGGGAGgaatcccctgggactgccccAAACAAGAACTGGCAGAATTTTTTGCCGGGGTATTTTTAGCTCCAGGTCATGGGAATGGATTAGAATAGCTTCATATTTCAGAAGCCTGGCGTCTGTCAGCCACTTGTCAGCATTTTGCTGCAAAATGCTTCTTACGTTGTAAGAGGGGAGTAGATGGCTAATGAAGCCCGAATGTTacctttttggcttcttctactaatattgcCACTGCCAGAATTGCTTGTAAGCAGGTGGGCCATCCCCTGCTGACAGGATCCGGGACTTTGGATAGATATCCGACTGGTCTCTtggcccctgcccagtcctCAGTTAGAACTCCATGGGCAGTGTGATTACTTGCATGCACAAAGAGCTGAAAGGGCCTTTTTACATCAGGTAGACTTAATACCAgagctgccatgagggtttCTTTTAATCCTCTGTAActctcttcatctctttcaGTCCACTTAAGTCTATCCATGGTAAGCTTGTCATATAAAAACCTTACCTTTTCACTGTACCCTTCGATCCATTGTCTGCAAAAGCCCAAAAGCCCCAGCAATTGcctgacttctctttttgtcttaGGGGGAGGCAATGCAATTATTCCTGACACCCAGTCTGGGTccagtttctttttcccttttgtcagCCAATGCCCCAAGTATTTTACTTCAGGTTCAGTGAATTGCAATTTAGACTTTGAAACTTTCAACCCTCGTCCTCCCAGGAAGTTCAACAAAGCTATAGTTCCAGTCCTTACTTATTCCTCCTTAGAGCCAGCTTAGAGTCATCTACATATTGCAGTAGTTTGGTCCCAGGGACTGGCACAAATTCGCTAAGCACTTTTTCAAGGGCCTGACCAAAAAGGTTGGGTGAGTCTACAAACCCTTGAGGGAGGGAAGTCCGCCTCAGTTGTTGTTTACTATGTGTGTCCGGGTCCTCCCattggaaggcaaaataatcacgGCTTCCCTCAGCTAGATAACAAGTCCAGAAGGCATCTTTTAGGTTGATCACACTATACCACTTGTCATCTGGGGACACATTGTTCAGCAAAGTATATGGATTAGAGACCGTGGGAAACAGAGTTTTTGTTCTTTGATTTACTGCTCTTAAGTCTTGTACCAACCGATAATTACCATCTGATTTTTGAACTGCCAAGATAGGTGGATTATGTCTTGACATGCAAGGCTCTAAGGTGCccttttttattaaatcctcGATTATTGGTTTCAATCCCTTCCTTCACTCTAGAGGTTTGGGATACTGTTTCACCCTCATTGGGTCTTCTGGCCTCTCAATTTCAATGTTGAATTGGTTCCATGTCCAGTTTTCCAGCTTCCCCTGGAGTGTGCCAGACCCTGGAATCAATCTTCTTTTCATCCTCAGTAGTTAGGTTGTATAAACTTAGCATGAGTTGTGAGTCCTTTGCAATTATACTTATTCCTAATATTACCATTAAATCCCTCCCCAATACATTGTATTCCAtttcttctactaataaaaTATCCCCAACACATATTTTATTATCAGATTCTATTTCTACATCTTTTAGGACAGGGACCTGAAAGGGTTCCCCTTTTGCCCCAGTCACAGTCATAAAATCCTTACCTTTGATGCATCCAGGAGGCAGTCATTCGACTGTGGTTCTCTCCGCTCCTGAATCAACTAAAAAGACTAActcctgtttttggggtccaacCTTTAATTTTCTCAAGGGCTCTCTAGATGTCCATGACCCCAAATTATAAAGCCCCTGACATATCTATTCTTCTTGAAAGACCATTTcatcttttattattttcttacagtccctcttgaggtgtcctttctttttacagtaaaaacattcgggggcacttacctgtttgtttgtcttttgtGTGTATCCCAGCTTTCCCTGGGGCTTCCAGGCTAGAGCTGACATTCCAGCCATTTGTGCTTGTGCTTCCCTTACTGTTGCCACCAACACCCTGGCTTgtgtcttttgtttttcctcatcCCTTCTCATATACACCTTCTGTGCTTCTGTCAATAGTTCTGTAAACTTTTTTCTTGCCAATTATCTATTTTCTGTAACTTTCTTCAACTGTCCTCCTATGATTTAGCAACTAATTCTGTTTCTAAAAGGACCCCCCCCAACAGGGGATTCAGGGTCAGTACCAGAATACATTTGAAGACTTTTTCTGAGCCTCTCCAGCCACTCAGTAGGAGTTTCATC
Coding sequences within:
- the LOC140680381 gene encoding fibrous sheath-interacting protein 2-like, which codes for MVELQTKMQPDLEEEELEEVEKCTRRPHLGERNTRKMDPELLKLPLAVKIPVAPGSKPVFCRGKLHCPLPYFSLDDPYCHHLSPAYNCLHDPILREYHRSKDVLRLLKKQGFVTSGNKATYLASKPEKKRNSLG